In Devosia sp. 1566, a single genomic region encodes these proteins:
- the treS gene encoding maltose alpha-D-glucosyltransferase: MDKPDPQYIDWLLEQSMLNNARKLASRYAGQGRFWRNPYAEARPRAASALASVWFTAYPAAIVTREGESVLATLGDPELWRSLAAIGVQGVHTGPMKEAGGIRDGVKTPTVDGNFDRISFEIDPQFGTLDEFVAMSRVAAAYNSIVIDDIIPAHTGKGADFRLAEMFYGDYPGLYHMVEIPQEDWNLLPDIPEGRRAANMSPSSVDALKSKGYIVGQLRRVIFFEPGVKETDWSATDVILGVDGVARRWVYLHYFKEGQPSLNWLDPTFAAPQMIVGDALHSLDILGARGLRLDANGFLGVEVQQNETAWSEGHPLSLVGNQLIAGMVRKAGGFSFQELNLTVDDIAEMSKGGADLSYDFITRPAYHHAVLTGSTEFLRLMLRTVHEFGIDPASLIHALQNHDELTLELVHFWTKHANDTYVFEGQTWPGSLLREHLRDTLYLKLTGEAAPYNLRFVANGVACTTISVITAALGIRDLDAITPEQKELIKRIHLLLVMYNAYQPGVFALSGWDLVGALPLPVESVSELTSEGDTRWIERGAYDLIDVNPGAEHSSAGLPRARMLYGPLNQQLDDPKSFANELKHLLAVRQAHGLFAAKQIAIPDVQNNSLLVMVHELPDQRGLQVTALNFGPDRVEETITLEHAQTGPVIDMLHGTIFGDLPESGELFIGLDGYEGQSLRIVGAVPSI, encoded by the coding sequence ATGGACAAACCGGATCCGCAATACATCGACTGGCTCTTAGAACAGTCCATGCTCAACAATGCCCGCAAGCTTGCCAGCCGCTATGCTGGTCAAGGGCGGTTCTGGCGCAATCCGTATGCAGAAGCGCGGCCACGCGCGGCTTCGGCGTTGGCCTCGGTCTGGTTCACCGCCTATCCCGCCGCGATCGTCACCCGCGAAGGCGAGAGCGTATTGGCGACGCTCGGCGATCCCGAGCTGTGGCGGTCGCTCGCAGCCATCGGCGTGCAAGGCGTACATACCGGCCCGATGAAGGAAGCCGGCGGCATTCGGGACGGCGTCAAGACGCCAACCGTCGACGGCAATTTCGACCGCATCAGCTTCGAGATCGATCCGCAATTTGGTACGCTCGACGAATTCGTAGCCATGAGCCGGGTGGCAGCCGCCTACAATTCCATCGTTATCGACGACATTATCCCCGCCCACACCGGCAAGGGCGCTGACTTCCGCCTCGCCGAGATGTTCTACGGGGATTATCCAGGGCTCTACCACATGGTGGAAATTCCCCAGGAAGACTGGAACCTGCTCCCCGATATTCCAGAGGGACGCCGGGCCGCCAATATGTCGCCGTCTAGCGTCGATGCGCTCAAGAGCAAAGGCTATATCGTTGGCCAGCTCAGGCGCGTGATCTTCTTTGAGCCGGGCGTCAAGGAAACCGACTGGAGCGCCACCGACGTTATCTTGGGCGTGGATGGCGTAGCGCGGCGCTGGGTTTATCTGCACTATTTCAAGGAAGGCCAGCCTTCGCTCAACTGGCTCGATCCAACCTTTGCCGCCCCACAAATGATTGTCGGGGACGCACTGCATTCACTCGATATTCTGGGTGCGCGCGGCTTGCGGCTGGATGCGAACGGCTTCCTTGGTGTGGAGGTTCAGCAGAACGAGACGGCTTGGTCCGAGGGCCATCCGCTTTCCCTTGTTGGCAACCAACTCATTGCCGGCATGGTGCGCAAAGCAGGTGGCTTTTCCTTTCAGGAGCTCAACCTGACCGTCGATGACATCGCCGAAATGTCAAAGGGAGGCGCTGATCTCAGCTACGACTTCATCACCCGCCCCGCCTACCACCACGCAGTCCTGACCGGCAGCACGGAATTTCTGCGGCTAATGCTGCGCACGGTCCATGAATTTGGCATTGATCCAGCTTCGCTGATCCACGCGCTGCAGAACCATGACGAGCTGACGCTCGAACTGGTGCATTTCTGGACCAAGCATGCCAACGACACTTATGTGTTCGAAGGCCAGACCTGGCCAGGGTCCTTGCTGCGCGAGCATCTGCGTGACACCCTTTACCTCAAGCTTACGGGCGAAGCCGCACCCTATAATCTGCGCTTTGTGGCCAATGGCGTCGCCTGCACCACCATTAGCGTGATCACCGCTGCGCTCGGTATCCGCGATCTCGATGCGATAACGCCCGAGCAAAAGGAGCTGATCAAGCGCATCCACCTGCTGCTGGTCATGTACAACGCCTACCAGCCGGGCGTTTTCGCCCTGTCGGGATGGGATTTAGTCGGCGCCCTGCCGCTTCCGGTGGAATCGGTCAGTGAGCTCACCAGCGAAGGCGACACCCGTTGGATCGAGCGCGGCGCCTATGATCTGATCGACGTCAATCCGGGCGCCGAGCACTCCAGCGCGGGCCTGCCCAGAGCGCGTATGCTCTATGGTCCACTTAATCAGCAGCTAGACGATCCAAAGTCCTTCGCCAACGAGCTCAAGCACCTGCTGGCTGTGCGCCAGGCGCATGGTCTCTTCGCGGCCAAGCAGATCGCCATTCCAGACGTGCAGAACAACAGCCTGCTCGTGATGGTGCATGAACTGCCCGATCAACGCGGGCTGCAGGTGACTGCGCTCAATTTTGGGCCAGATCGGGTCGAGGAAACCATCACCCTGGAGCATGCCCAGACCGGACCCGTGATCGACATGTTACATGGCACGATCTTTGGGGATTTGCCGGAATCGGGCGAACTCTTCATCGGTCTCGATGGCTATGAAGGCCAGTCCCTCCGCATCGTGGGAGCTGTCCCCTCGATCTAG
- the malQ gene encoding 4-alpha-glucanotransferase — translation MSNDHHEARSALEQLAQRYGIGVQFEDALGRHISVSAATIQLLLASMGVSVADEAEAKTALEQFDQEAAARSLPASIVVTPRDGGCALEVKLPAGTDQLAWQVVLEDGKEISGVADSFAASPQGKVSLRIPDLPFGYHRLQLPEISAEANLIVSPGRCWLPPKTATGYWGIAVQLYLLRSAANWGIGDFSDLQELIKVAGPRGCAVIGLNPLHQMFLDDPEAASPYSPATRLYLNPLYIDVLAVPEFGQSEAAQTLVESADFQRRLGDCRATKLVDYTAVTALKLEALQLVFESFTKADSAERKNAMAAFRAEKGESLERVALFQVMRQHFASENPSQASWQDWPTDMQIAGSPAQMQFAREHEAELDFQIYLQFLADEQLARAAEEARRQGMAIGLYRDLAVGCDRSGAETWANPPAFLQSTLVGAPPDIFNPAGQNWGLPPFDPIALKREGYKSFAELIRSNMAHAGGLRIDHVMGLARLYCIPEGKSSAEGAYVSFPLDDLIGVLALESQRQQCLVVGEDLGTVPPGFREQLAAANILSYRVLFFEQDFQTGTFVPPDQYPELALTVTGSHDLPTLEAWWEGDDITLKDSLGLYGTEEETRSQQERRDRERLNILEAFTQAGLFSPAPRIADVSPELFAREAHRFLGMTRSTLLVTQLDDMTGDIAPVNVPGTSTEHPNWRRKYAMTIEELAEDPDAWSLVEPLRRAG, via the coding sequence ATGTCCAACGACCATCACGAAGCGCGGTCTGCGCTGGAACAACTCGCACAGCGTTACGGCATCGGGGTGCAGTTCGAGGACGCGCTAGGGCGCCACATATCGGTATCCGCGGCAACAATTCAGCTCCTGCTCGCGAGCATGGGCGTTTCAGTCGCCGATGAGGCTGAAGCCAAGACCGCACTGGAGCAATTCGATCAGGAAGCCGCCGCACGCTCCCTCCCGGCCAGCATTGTCGTGACGCCGCGAGACGGCGGGTGCGCGCTCGAGGTCAAGCTGCCGGCCGGCACTGACCAGCTCGCTTGGCAAGTCGTGCTGGAGGACGGGAAGGAGATCAGCGGCGTTGCGGATTCCTTCGCTGCTTCGCCCCAGGGCAAGGTCAGCTTGCGCATTCCCGACCTGCCATTCGGATACCACCGCTTGCAACTTCCAGAAATAAGTGCGGAGGCAAACCTCATCGTCAGCCCCGGTCGCTGCTGGTTGCCCCCAAAAACGGCGACGGGTTATTGGGGTATTGCTGTGCAGCTTTATCTGCTGCGTTCAGCCGCAAACTGGGGCATCGGCGATTTTTCAGACTTGCAAGAGCTGATCAAGGTCGCTGGACCTCGCGGTTGTGCCGTGATCGGGCTCAACCCCCTGCACCAGATGTTCTTGGACGATCCTGAAGCTGCAAGCCCTTATTCACCCGCAACGCGGCTTTATCTGAACCCCCTTTATATCGACGTGCTGGCGGTGCCTGAGTTCGGCCAGTCCGAAGCGGCGCAAACCTTGGTGGAATCGGCCGATTTCCAGCGGCGCCTGGGCGACTGCCGCGCCACAAAGCTGGTCGATTACACTGCAGTAACCGCGCTTAAGCTCGAGGCACTGCAGCTCGTCTTTGAGAGCTTCACGAAAGCAGACAGTGCCGAGCGCAAAAACGCGATGGCCGCCTTCCGCGCAGAAAAGGGCGAAAGCCTTGAACGCGTAGCCTTGTTTCAGGTCATGCGACAACATTTTGCCAGCGAGAATCCGTCGCAAGCCAGCTGGCAGGACTGGCCGACTGACATGCAGATCGCCGGCTCGCCAGCACAAATGCAGTTCGCACGCGAGCACGAGGCTGAATTGGACTTCCAGATCTATCTCCAGTTCCTCGCCGATGAACAGCTAGCGAGGGCAGCCGAGGAAGCCCGCCGGCAGGGCATGGCTATCGGCCTTTATCGCGACCTAGCGGTGGGATGTGATCGCTCCGGTGCGGAAACCTGGGCAAATCCGCCCGCCTTCCTGCAGAGCACCCTGGTGGGTGCTCCGCCCGATATCTTCAATCCCGCTGGGCAGAATTGGGGCCTTCCGCCATTTGATCCAATTGCGCTCAAACGCGAAGGCTACAAAAGCTTTGCCGAGTTGATCCGCTCCAACATGGCCCATGCCGGCGGCCTGCGGATCGACCATGTGATGGGGCTGGCCCGTCTTTACTGCATCCCCGAGGGCAAGAGTTCAGCGGAAGGCGCTTATGTGAGCTTTCCCCTCGATGATCTGATTGGGGTTTTGGCGCTGGAATCCCAGCGGCAGCAATGCTTGGTTGTCGGGGAAGATCTCGGCACCGTGCCGCCCGGCTTCCGCGAACAGCTCGCCGCTGCCAACATCTTGTCGTACCGCGTGCTGTTTTTTGAGCAGGATTTCCAAACCGGCACGTTTGTGCCGCCGGACCAATACCCCGAACTGGCGCTGACGGTGACCGGCAGTCACGATCTGCCGACGCTTGAGGCGTGGTGGGAAGGCGACGACATCACTTTGAAGGACAGCTTGGGGCTTTATGGAACCGAGGAGGAAACCCGCAGCCAGCAAGAAAGGCGCGACCGGGAGCGGTTAAACATACTCGAGGCATTCACGCAGGCTGGATTGTTCAGCCCTGCGCCGAGGATAGCTGATGTCTCACCTGAGCTCTTTGCCCGGGAGGCGCACCGCTTTCTTGGCATGACCCGGTCCACGCTGCTGGTCACGCAACTTGATGACATGACTGGTGACATCGCCCCGGTCAATGTGCCCGGCACCTCCACCGAGCACCCCAACTGGCGCCGAAAGTACGCGATGACCATTGAGGAACTTGCCGAGGACCCCGATGCCTGGAGCCTTGTCGAGCCGCTGAGAAGGGCAGGCTAG